The Streptomyces durmitorensis genome contains the following window.
TCGGCGCTGGAGTGCGCGAAGTGCTGACGCGAGCCCCACCACTCCACCTGCCCGTTCTCGTCCCGTGGCAGCGTCTCGGGGTGCAGGCGGCCCAGCCACGGCGGGGGAGCGGAGGTCGGCGTCGCCAGGACGACACCGATGCCGTGCGCGTGCAGCAGATCCATCAGCCGGTCCAGCCAGCCGAAGTCCCGCTCGCCGGGCCGTGGTTCGAGCCTCGCCCAGGAGAAGACGCCGAGGGTGACGGAGTTGACCGAGGCCTCGCGCATCAGGCGTACGTCGTCGAGCCAGACCTCCTCCGGCCACTGCTCGGGGTTGTAGTCGCCGCCGAACAGGATCCGGCCGCGGGTGGTGTCGTCGAGGGAAGGCATCGGTGGGATCAGCCCTTCACTGCGCCGGTGAGCATGCCCTGCTTGAAATGCCGCTGTACGAACGGCGAGAGGACGGCGACCGGCAGGAGCGCCAGGACCATCACGGCCATCTGGATGGCGAGCGGTGACAGATGCCCCGTGTTGATCGCCTGGGCCAGACCCGTCGGCTTCTGCTGTTTGATCACCAGCTGCTGCATGACGTTCTGGAGCGGCATCATGCCCGGGTCGCTGAGGTAGATCGACGCGTTGAACCACGCGCTCCAGTACCCCACCGCGTAGAAGAGCGTGATGACCGCGATCACCGCCCGGGACAGGGGCATGACGATCCGCCACAGGATGAGCAGGTCACCGGCCCCGTCGATGCGGGCGCTCTCGATCAGCTCCTGCGCCGTGCCCATGAAGAACGCCCGCAGGACGAGGATGTTGAAGACGTTCAGGGCGCTCGGCAGGATCAGCGACAGATAGGTGTCCGTGAGGCCGAGGCCCTGCACCACCAGATAGGTGGGGATCAGTCCGGCGCCGAAGAACATCGTGGCGACGATCAGCAGCAGGATCGGGCGGTGCAGGACCGATCCCGGGCGCGAGAGGCCGTAGGCGCACAGGACGGACACCACCATGCTGAAGAGCGTGCCGACGACCGTGACGCCCACGCTGACCAGCGTGGCCCGCGCCACCTGGCCGCCGCCGAGCAGCTCCTGGTAGTGGACGAAGGTGACACCCCGGGGGATCACCACCAGACCGCCCGTCTCGGTGATCGTCTTCACCGAGGAGAGGCTGGTGACGACCACCACCCACACCGGGAAGAGGACCGCGAGGCACACCAGGGTCAGCGTCACGCCCTTGGTGGCCAGGCCGGCCCGGGTCGGGGGCTCCTCCCACACGGGGCGCAGGCCGGTGCGGCTGCCGGGCTTGATGCCGAAGTTCAAGAGGCCCTGACTCATCGCTTGTACACCCCCTGCTCGCCCATGAGGTGGGCGGCCTTGTTGGCCCCGAGCACCATCAGGAGGCCGAAGACGCCCTTGACGATGCCGATGGCGGCGCCGTAGCCGAAGTTGCCGTTGTCCAGGCCGGTGTTCCATACGTAGGTGTCCAGGACCTCGGAGGCCGTGGGGCCCACGGCGGTGCGCTGGAGCAGGATCTGCTCGAAGCCGACCGTGAGCGCGTTGCCGACCTGGAGCACGAGCAGCAGCGCCACCACCGGGCGCAGCGCGGGCAGCTGGATGTGCCACATGCGCCGCCAGCGGTTCGCGCCGTCCATCGCCGACGCCTCGTACAGGTCCGGGCTGACCGCCGCGAGTGCGGCGAGGAAGACGATGACGCCCCAGCCCGCGTCCTTCCAGACCATCTCGAAGGTGACGAGGAATTTGAACAGGCCCGGGTCGGTCATCAGGTCGAAGCCCTCGTGCCCGTGGTCCCGAAGGACCTGCGCGACAAGCCCCGCCCCGCCGAACATCTGCTGGAAGACCGTGATGACAAGGACCCAGGAGAAGAAGTGCGGCAGGTAGAGGATCGCCTGGGCGACCGCCCGCACCCGGGGCCGCACGAAGCTGTTGATGAACAGCGCGAGCGCGATCGGCAGCGGGAAGAACAGCGTCAGCTGGATCGCGAAGATCGCGAGGGTGTTCCTGACCGCCTGCCAGAACAGCCGGTCGTCGGCCATGTGCCGGAAGTGCTCGATGCCGATCCAGGGGCTCTGCGTCATCGCCTGGAACGCGTTGTCGGCGATGTAGGGGTCGTAGTCCTGGAAGGCGACCACGTTGCCGATCAGCGGTACGTAGTTGAAGACGAGCAGGAGCAGCAGCGCGGGCAGCACCATGAGGAGCAGCGCGCGGTCGCGGCGCAGCCGGTGCCGCAGCGGGACGCGGGCAGGTGCCTTCTTCGCGGGGGGCGCGGCTTCGACGGGCCCGGTGGGCGCCCGCTCGGTGGTGTCGCGCGCGTGAGTCGTGCTCTGGGCCATGTCAGGACGCCGAGTCGCCGGTCGCCCCGGTCTGATCGAGCAACTTCTTGTACCAGCCGCGCAGCTTGTCGCCGCCGCCCGACTTCCAGTCCGAAGCCGCCTGCTGCATGTCGGAGACCTTCTTGCGGCCCCGCACGACGTCCTTCTCCAGGTCCTCGAACTCGGCGTTCAGCTCGGTGTACCGGGTCGGCTCGATGATCATCATGCCGTGGAAGAGCGGCTTCTTCGTGTGCGCGCCCTGGCGCTGCTGCCACCCGACCATGCCCTCGGTGACGTCCGGCAGATCGGGGTAGGCGACGAAGGGCGCCGGGGACGCCAGGTACTCGTACGTCGAGAAGACTTCGTTGTTGCCCTTGCCGTTCTTGGTGAGGACGCCGTCCTTGAACGTGTGGTGGACGCCCTCGACGCCGTACATGCGAAGGCGCTGTTCCTTCGAACCGTAGGGAGCGGCTGTGTAGTTGGCGAGGGCGAGGATGTCGCGGACGGTCTTCTCGTCGGCCTTCTCGCTGATGAACGTCCAGATGTCGGCGGGCGGACGCGCGTACAGGGTGGGCGCGCCGCCGTCGGCGGAGAAGTAGTCGAACGCCTCCATGCGGAACTTCTTGTTGTCCACGCGCTGCACGGCCGCCTTGCCGTACCAGTCGGACAGGTCCTGGCAGTACATCCAGACCTTGCCCGCCGCGCACAGGTCGCCGATGCTGCCGGTCTCGGCCTTCGCGTCGGGGTGGACGAAGCCCGCCGAGTAGAGCTTGCGCGACCACTCCAGGGCTTCCAGGTACTCATCGGTCTCGTAGCGGTTGACGAGCTTGCCGTCGACGAGCTTCCAGTAGTACGGCTTCTCCGGGAGCACACCGAAGATGTTCCAGGCCGCCCAGCTCATGTCGCCGCACGCCCACACCTTGCTCTTGGGGGCGTTGAGCTGCTTGCACAGGTCGTAGAACTCCTGGGCGCTGGTGGGCGCTTCGAGCCCCTCCTTCTCGAAGAGGTCGGTGCGGTAGAACGGCGCGATGTTCGGCGTGGTGGCGGAGGGCATCGGCAGGCCGCGCAGCTTGCCGCCGAAGATGGAGCGCTGCCAGGCGCCGGTGGGGATCGCGGCGAGGTTCGGATACTCCTTGATCTTGTCGCCGCTCAGGTAGGGGCCGAGGTCCGCGAACTTGTTGGCGATGGCGCTCGGTATCTTGCCGGTCAGCTCCCAGCCGGGCACGACCACGGCGTCCGGGACGCCGCTGGAGGCGAGGACCGCGCCCAGCTTCTGGCCGTACGTGTCGCCCTGCTGGTTCTGCCACTTGACGCGGACGCCGGCCGCCTCGTCCATCGCCGCCCAGTAGGGATTGCCCTGCTTGGGTACGTTCCCCCAGATCGGCGCCATGACGGTGAACTCGCCGCCCCTGCCGAGCTTCTGAGGAACCGACACCTTCAGGTCGGCCGCCGGGAGGGCCTTGGTGAAGCCCGCCGCCGAGCCGTTCTTGGCGGGGATGTCCGGGCTGGCCAGGGACGACGCGGCGTACGTCGGGAGCAGGCCCTTGAGCTTCTTCCCCGTCGTGGTGCCCTCGTTCTTCGACCCGCTGCCCCCGCAGGCCGTGAGCAGTGGGGCCCCGCCTGCCACGACGAGCGCGGCCAGGCCGGAGTGGGCGAGGAAGGTTCTCCGGCTCGATCCGGGGCGTCCCGAACGGGAGCTGGTGGAGGGGGAGTTCGGCGTCATTGCGTCAACCCTTCGTGGCGCGCGCCCGGACACACGGCGGTCACCGCCGGTCGGCTTTCGAAGCGCTTCGATGTTGCTGCGAGGTTAAGTGAAGGCTTGGGCCGTAACAAGACTCGGTTCTGAATTCCTCCCAGGCGCGGGAGAGTTCCCAGAACACGCCAACTGGCCCGAGATCGTGGGTGTCTCGCGTTCCTCTCCTTGACATGAGCCCTGGACGGCACGGAGCATCGAAGCGCTTCGAAGAATGAGCACAAGAACGTGAACGAGTCAGCTCCTCCGTGCCCACCGCTCGCCAAGGGGATCCGCACGTGACCGCAAGCCCGCCGCCGCTCCGCGCCCCGGAACAGCTGCCCTTCCATGACCCCGAACTGCCCCTGGACCAGCGCGTGGACGACCTGTTGTCCCGGCTGACCACCGGCGAACGCATCGCGCTCCTGCACCAGTTCACGCCGGCCGTCGAACGGCTCGGCGTCGCCGCGTTCCGCACCGGACAAGAAGCCCTGCACGGCGTCGCCTGGATGGGCCCCGCCACCGTCTTCCCGCAGGCGGTCGGTCTCGGCGCCACCTGGAACGACGACCTCGTCCGCAGCATCGGCGAGGCCGTCGCCACCGAGGCGCGCGCCATGCGGGCGCGCGACGACCGCGTCGGCCTCAACCTCTGGGCACCGACGATGAACCTGCTCCGCCACCCGCTGTGGGGCAGGAACGAGGAGGGCTACTCGGAGGACCCCCGGCTCACCTCCGCCATCGCCGTCGCCTACACCCGTGGCCTGCGCGGCGACCACCCGGACCACTGGCGCACGGCCCCCGTGCTCAAGCACTGGCTGGCCCACAACAACGAGACGGACAGGGACACGTCCTCCGCCTCCGTGCGCCCGCGCGTCCTGCACGAGTACGACCTGCGGGCCTTCCGCGCGGCCGTCGAGGCCGGGGCCGTCGCCGGGGTCATGCCCGCGTACAACCTCGTCAACGGACGCCCCAACCACGTCTCGCCCCACCTGCGCGAGCACCTGCGCACCTGGACGGACCAGGACCTGCTCGTCTGCTCCGACGCGGGAGCGCCCAGCAATCTCGTCGACTCCGAGAAGTACTTCGACACCCACGAGGAGGCCACCGCGGCGTCGCTCCTCGCGGGCGTCGACAGCTTCACCGACCACGGCACCGACGCGAGCATCATCACGGGCCGCATCCAACGCGCGCTTGAGCCGGGCCTGTTGACCGAGGCCGACATCGACACGGCGGCACGCCGTCACCTGTCCGTCCGCTTCCGGCTCGGCGAGTTCGACCCCGGCCAGGGCCCGTACGCGGACCCGGCATCGCACGCCTTCGACACATCCGGACACCAGGCGCTCGCCCAGGAGGCAGCCGAGCAGGCCGTCGTCCTGCTGAAGAACGACGGCCTGCTCCCGCTGCCCGAAGGCACCCGCATCGCGGTCGTCGGCCTGCTCGCCGACGCGTGCAAGACCGACTGGTACAGCGGCACCCTGATCCGCCGCAGCACACCCCTGGACGGACTGCGCGAACGGTTCGGTGCCGACAGCATCACCTTCACCGAAGGCGTGGACCGGGTGCGCCTGAAGTGCGCGGCCGGATGGCTCCGGGTGCCGGACTCCGACCAGACCGTGCCGCCCCAGGGGCCGGAGATCGCCCTGGACCCGGCCCTGCTCACCGGCCGCACCGACCTGGCCCCCCTGACCTGCGGCCCCGAGCCGACCGAGTTCGCCCTCGTCGACTGGGGATGCGGCACATGGACGCTGCGCGCCCCCGACGGCCGCTACCTCTCGGTCGCCGACGACGGCTTCGTGCGCGCGTCCGCTGACCAGCCCGGCGGCTGGGTCGTACAGGAGACGTTCGCGCTGGTCGGCCACGGGGACGGGTACCTCATCGAGCACACAGGGACGGGTGGGTACGTCTCTGTCGCCGCCGACGGCGTGAAGGTTGCCGACGAGCCGCAGGTCTTCACCCTCGAATTCCTGGAGCGCGGCGACGAGGCCGTGGCGCGTGCCGCTGCGCAGGCCGACGCCGTGATCGTCGTCGCCGGGAACGACCCCCACATCAACGGCCGCGAGACCGAGGACCGCACGACACTCGACCTGCCACCCCACCAGGACCGGCTCTGGCGCGCCGCCCGAGCGGCCAACCCCCGCACCGCGCTCGCCCTGGTCTCCGCCTATCCGTACGCGGTCGCCGACGCCCACGCCCAGCTGCCCGCGCTGCTGTGGACCGCGCACGGCGGACAGGCCGCGGGCACCGCGCTCGCCCGGGTCGTCGCGGGCGACGTCTCCCCGGCAGGACGCCTCCCGCAGACCTGGTACGCCGCCGACACCGACCTGCCCGACCTGCTCGACTACGACGTCATCGGCTCCCGGCAGACCTACCTCTACTTCGACGGCACCCCGCTCTACCCCTTCGGGCACGGCCTCGGCTACTCCTCCTTCGCGTACGAGGACCTGGTGACCGCGCGCGAAGGGGACCTGATCCGGGTCGCGTTCACCGTCACCAACACCGGCCCCCGCGCCGCGGACGAGGTGGCCCAGCTCTACACCCGGGCACCCCGGGACCCCGCGGCGGCCCTCGCCCTGCCGCACCGGCAACTCATGGCGCACCGCCGCATCCACCTCGCGCCCGGGGCCGCGCGCCGCCTGGAGTTCCAACTGCCGCTCTCCGAGCTGGCGTTCTGGGACGTGCGCCACGACCGGTGGGCCGTGGCGCCCGGTGCGTACGAGATGCTTGCCGGAGCCTCCAGCGCCGACATCCGCATCGCCGCGACCGTCGACGTCGACGCCGCCCCGATCGCCGCCAGGCCGGTGCGGGAGGCAGGACTCGCGGCGGCGGGCTACGACGAACAGGACGCCACCGAGATCGTCGACCGCACCAGGACGGCCGGCGATGCCGTGCGCGCGGTGGACGGCGGCACGGGTGAACTGCTCTTCCGGGACTGCGACTTCGGAGACGGCGTGTGCGCGGTCTCGGTCGAGGCTTCGGGGGAGGGAGCCGTCGACCTCATCTCGGGCAGCACCGCCACCACCGTCACCGTCCCGGCGACCGGCGGCGCGTACGACTACCGCCTGCGCACCTCCGGCTTCACCGCCGCCGGAGTGCGCGATCTGCGCGTGCGGCTGCGCGGCCCCCTGCGGCTCGCACGGCTCGCCTTCACCGCCACCGCACAGCCGAGGGAGACCGCATGAAGTTCACCGACGGCTTCTGGCTGATGCGTGACGGGGTGCGCGCCTCGTACGCGACCGATGTGCGCGACGTGCGGGAGGGCGAGGGGCGGTTCACGGCGTACGCCGCCGTCCACCGGGTCCGTGAACGCGGCGACACCCTCAACACCCCGCTCGTCACCGTCGAATGCTTCTCGCCCGCCGACGGCGTGATCGGCGTCCGGGCGACCCACCACGCCGGAAAGGCCGCGCACGGACCGGACTTCCGCCTGTACGAGACCGAGGGCGCGGGAATCCTCAAGCGTGAGGGCACCGTCATCGAGCTCGCCAGCGGCCCGCTCACCGTGCGCCTGGACACCAGCAAGCCCTGGGGCCTCCAATTCCTCGACGCCGACGACAAGCTGCTGACAGCGGTCGAGCGCAGAGGCACCGGCTTCGCCACCGCGCCCGACGGAAGCCACCACATGATCGGCCAACTCGCCCTGGGAGTGGGCGAGTACATCTACGGCCTCGGCGAGCGCTTCACCCCGTACGTCAAGAACGGCCAGAACGTCGACATCTGGCAGGCCGACGGCGGCACCAGCAGCGAGCAGGCCTACAAGAACATCCCCTTCCACCTCTCCTCGCGCGGCTACGGCGTCTTCGTCAACCACCCCGGCAAGGTCTCCTACGAGATCGGCTCCGAATCCGTCGGCCAGGTCCAGTTCAGCGTCGAGGACCAGTCGATCGAGTACTACGTCATCGCGGGACCCACGCCCAAGGACGTCCTGCGCCGCTACACCGCGCTGACCGGCCGCCCCGCGCTGCCCCCCGCCTGGTCGTTCGGCCTGTGGCTGACGACCTCCTTCTGCACGCCCTACGACGAGGAGACCGTCACCGCCTTCGTCGACGGCATGGCCGAGCGCGACATCCCGCTCGGCGTCTTCCACTTCGACTGCTTCTGGATGCGCGAGTACCAGTGGACCGACTTCCGCTGGGACCCCGAGGTCTTCCCCGACCCGGAGGGCATGCTGCGCAGGCTCCGCGAGCGCGGCCTGAAGGTCAGCGTGTGGATCAACCCGTACATCGCGCAGAAGTCCGCACTCTTCGCCGGGGCCGCCGCCGAGGGGTATCTCGTCCGGCGGCCGAACGGCGACATCTGGCAGTGGGACCTCTGGCAGCCGGGCATGGCGCTCGTGGACTTCACGAACCCGGCCGCCCGCGAGTGGTACGCGGGCCTGCTGCGCAACCTGCTCGACCAGGGAGTCGACTGCTTCAAGACCGACTTCGGCGAACGCGTCCCCACCGACGTCCTGTGGCACGACGGCTCGGACCCCGAGCGCATGCACAACTACTACGCGCAGCTCTACAACAGCACGGTCTTCGAACTCCTGGAGAAGGAACGCGGCCCCGGACAGGCGGTCGTCTTCGCCCGGTCGGCGACGGCGGGCGGCCAGCAGTTCCCGGTGCACTGGGGCGGCGACTGCTTCGCCTCGCTCGGTGCCATGGCCGAGTCGCTGCGCGGCGGCCTCTCCCTGTCGCTCTCCGGCTTCGGCTTCTGGAGCCACGACATCGGCGGCTTCGAAGGCACCCCGGACCCCGCGGTCTTCAAACGCTGGCTCGCCTTCGGCCTGCTCTCCTCGCACAGCCGCCTGCACGGCAACGTCTCCTACCGGGTGCCGTGGGCGTTCGGCGACGAAGCGGTCGACGTGGCACGGAAGTTCACGCGGCTCAAGCACCGCCTCATGCCGTACCTGTACGGCGTGGCCGTCGAGGCCCACCGCACGGGCGTCCCCGTCATGCGCCCCATGTTCCTGGAGTTCCCCGACGACCCCGCCTGCCGCACCCTGGACCGGCAGTACATGCTCGGCCCCGACCTCCTGGTCGCCCCCGTCCTCACCGCGGAGGGGGACGTCGAGTTCTACGTGCCCGAAGGCACCTGGACCCACCTGCTGACCGGGGAGAGCGTCACAGGCCCCGCATGGCGGCACGAGACCCACGGCTTCGACAGCCTGCCCCTGTACGTCCGGCCCGGCGCGCTGCTCCCGCTGGGCGCCGACGACCAGCGCGCCGACGGCGACTGGCTCCAGGACCTCACCCTCCTGGTCGCCCCGGACACGGAGGACGGCACCGAGATCACCGTGCCCGACCTGGAGGGCAGGCCCGCGGCCGTCTTCCGAGCGGAACGGGACGGCGCTGGGGTCCGCGTCACGGCCGAGGGGAGCGCACGCGCCTTCACGGTGCGCACGGTGGCGGATTGGGCGGACCCGGGCGGCAACCCTTCGCCGGGCGGCGGCGACAAGGACATGCAAGCCGTCCACCACCGAAGGAATGATCCGGGAACATGACCCCACGAGCGACCAAGCGCGTCCGTCACCGCCGAGGTCTCACCAAGCGCCGTGCCGTCGTCGGCGGCATCGCCGCGCTCGGCATGACCGGCGCCGCCCTCGTCACCAGCACCATGATGTCGAGCGCGGGAGCGGCGACCGCGTGGCCCGAGGCCAAGGGCCAGAAGCCGACGTCCAAGACCATCGAGGTCTCCGGCACCTACGACGGTGGCCTCAAGCGCCACTACGGCACCGGCGACCTGGGCGGCGACGGCCAGGACGAGGGCCAGGACCCGCTCTTCAAGCTGAAGGACGGCGCGGTCCTGAAGAACGTCATCCTCGGCTCCCCGGCCGCGGACGGCGTGCACTGCTCGGGCAGCTGCACCCTCCAGAACGTGTGGTGGGAGGACGTCGGCGAGGACGCGGCCACGTTCAAGGGCACATCGGCGAACTCGACGTACACCGTCTACGGCGGTGGCGCGAAGAAGGCCGACGACAAGGTCTTCCAGTTCAACGGCGCGGGCAAGCTGGTCGTGACCAAGTTCCAGGTCTCCGACTTCGGCAAGCTGGTGCGGGCCTGCGGCAACTGCTCCAAGCAGTACCAGCGCAACATCATCGTGAACGACGTCGACATCACCGCCCCCGGCAAGTCGATCGTCGGCATCAACACCAACTACGGCGACACGGCCGCGCTGCGCAACATCCGCATCCACGGCGACGGCAACAAGAAGATCGCCACCTGCGACCGCTTCACCGGCAACAACACCGGTGCCGAGCCGCCCAAGACGGGCACGGGCCCCGACGGCAAGTACTGCAAGTTCACCGCTTCGGACATCAGCTACAAGTAGCGGAAACGGCGATGCGGCACGGCCACCCTCGGCCGTGCCGCATCGCTGTGTCAGGTGCTGCCCGGTGCTCAGGTGCCGAGCAGCCGGTCGTACTCCGCCTGGGTCACCGGCAGGACCGTGCCGTGCCGGGCACCCGCCGGCAGGGCGGCGTCCTTCGTCTCGGTCCAGGTGCCCGAGGCGAGGTCCGTCGTCTCGAAGAGGACATAGCCGCGCCCGCCGAACTCGTCGATGAGCATGTACCACTTGTCCCCGGAGTTGGACTTGAACACCGCGGGCCCCTCGCCCCGGTCGATCACGCCCTTCCCGATGCAGTCGGCCACGAAGTCGTACGACGTGTCCGTCAGGCTCCTCGACCTCTCCGAGGTGATGAACTTCGAGCAGGGGGTGCCCGACGCAGGGTCCCGCTCGTCCTTGGTGTAGCGGTAGTAGTTCCCGCCGTCCTTGACCACCGTGGAGTCGATCACCGAATAGCCCGGGTCGTTCCAGACCTTGGCCTTGCTGAAGGTACGGAAGTCCTTCGTGGTCGCGTACAGCATCTTGTTGTACGTCGATCCGGTGTGGTCCGGATCGTCGGCGCCGTAGATCTTGGACGCCCAGAAGACGACGTACGTCTTGAGCCTTTCGTCGTAATACGCCTCCGGGGCCCAGGTGTTGCCCGCCGTGTCCGGGGCGACCTTCACCAGGCGCTGGTCGGTCCAGTGGGTCAGGTCCGTGGACTCCCACACCATGATCGACTTGCTGCCGGTGCGCTGGACCTGGTCCCAGCTGCCACCGCTGCCGCCGTACATCCGCAGGTCGGTGGCGATCTGATAGAACTTGTCGCCCTTCGGCGAGCGGATGATGAACGGGTCGCGCAGCCCCTTGGTGCCGAGCTGCGAGGTCAGCACGGGCTTGCCGCCGTTCAACTCCCGGTAACGCGTGGGGTCGTTGCCGTCGCTGAGCGCCATGCGGATCTGCTCGCCGTCCGCGGTGCCCTCACCGGTGAAGTAGCTGAAGAGGTAGCCCGCGTACTTCTGCTTGGCATGGGTGGGTTCTGCGTGCGCGGGAGTTGCGAGCAGACCGACCATCAGGGCAAGGAGCGGGATCAGAATTCTGGTGCGCACGGCTCAGCGCGCCGAGAAGCTGTGGACCGTGCTGGACCGGTAGGTCTGCCCGGGCCGCAGCACCGTCGAGGGGAACTTCGGCTGGTTGGGGGAGTCCGGGAAGTGCTGGGTCTCCAGGCACAGACCGTCGCCCTGCCGGTAGGTGCGCCCCGAAGGCCCGGTGAGGGTGCCGTCGAGGAAGTTCCCGGAGTAGAACTGCACGCCCGGCTCGGTCGTGGCGATCTTCATGGAGCGTCCCGACTCCGGGTCGCGCAGCGTCGCGAAGGGCTCGGGGCGCTGTGTGATGCCCTTGTCCAGGACCCAGTTGTGGTCGAAGCCCTTGGCGGTCACCAGTTGCGGGTGGGAGACACGGATGTCTTCGCCCACCGTCTTCGCCCGCCGGAAGTCGAAGGGCGTGCCCGCCACCTTCGCCAGCTCACCGGTCGGGATGAGACCGGCGTCCGTCGGAGTGAACCGGGCGGCGGCCAGGGCCAGTTCGTGGTCCAGGATGTCGCCGCTGCCCTCGCCCGCGAAGTTGTAGTACGTGTGGTTCGTCAGATTCACCACGGTCGCCTTGTCCGTGGTCGCCGCGTAGTCGATGCGCCAGTCGCCGCGCGCGGTGAGCGTGTACGTCACCTTCACGCGCAGCGTCCCGGGGTAGCCCATCTCGCCGTCGACGCTCACATACCGCAGGACGAGGCCCACGCCGGTGGAGTCGGCGAACGGCTCCACGTCCCACACCCGCGTGTTGAAGCCCTTGGCCCCGCCGTGCAGGCTGTTGTCGCCGTCGTTCACGGAGAGCTGGTGGGTCTTGCCGTCCAGGGTGAAGCGGCCCTTGGCGATGCGGTTGCCGTAGCGGCCGATCAGCGCGCCGAAGAAGGTGGTTCCGGCGACGTACGCCTCGATGGTGTCGTAGCCCAGGGAGACGTTGGTGTACCGGCCGTGCCGGTCCGGGAGTTCGAGGGACTGCACGATGCCGCCGTACGAGAGCACCTTCATGCGGGTGCCGCCGTTGGCGAGGGACCAGCGGTACACCTTGGTCCCGTCGGCCAGCTTCCCGAAGAGCTCCTTGGTGGGCGTGCGGCCCGCCGAGGCGTGCGAGGTGCCCGCGACGGCGGCGGTGAGGCCGGCGGCGGCGGCCGAGGCCAGGACGGTGCGTCTGCTCGTTTCCATGTGCGACTCCAGACAGCGAAGTTGGGGGTGAGGACTAGCGGCCGACTTTCCGCTTGTTCCAGACGTCGAAGCCGACCGCGGCAAGCAGCACCAGGCCCTTGATGACCTGCTGGTAGTCGGTGCCGATGTTGACCAGGGACATGCCGTTGTTGAGGACGCCGAGCACCAGGCCGCCGATCACGGCGCCCATCACCGTGCCGACGCCGCCGCTCATCGACGCGCCGCCGATGAACGCGGCCGCGATCGCCTCCAGTTCGAAGTTCAGTCCCGCCTGCGGGGTGCCCGCGTTCAGGCGCGCCGCGTACACACAGCCCGCGAGCGCGGCGAGCACGCCCATGTTGACGAAGATCAGGAAGGTGACGCGCTTGTCCTTGACGCCGGACAGCTTCGCCGCGGCCTTGTTGCCGCCGAGCGCGTACACGTGGCGGCCGACGACCGCGTTGCGCATCACATAGCCGAGGGTGATCAGCAGGCCGCACATGATGAGCAGTACGACGGGAACGCCGTGGAAGCTGGCGAGGGTCAGCGTGAAGGCGACGACGGCGGCGGTGATCGCGACCAGCTTGGCCACCCACAGGCTCGTCGGCGTCACGTCGAGGTCGTAGGCCAACTGCTGCTTGCGGCTGCGCCACTCACGGAAGAGCAGGAACGCGACCGTCACCGTGCCGAGCAGCAGCGTCGGGTTGTGGTATTGCGTGTACGGGCCCATCTCGGGGATGAACCCCTTGGCGATGTTCTGGAAGCCCTCGGGGAACGGAGACAGCGACTGGCCCTCGAGGACGATCTGCGTGAGACCGCGGAAGAGCAGCATGCCGGCCAGGGTCACGATGAACGACGGGATGCCGACGTACGCGATGAAGAAGCCCTGCCACGCACCGGCGACCGCGCCGATGAGGAGCGACAGGACGAGCGCGAGTACCCAGGGCATGTCGTGCTTGACCATCATCACCGCCGACATGGCGCCCACGAAGGCGACAAGGGAGCCGACGGACAGGTCGATGTGCCCGGCGATGATGACGATCATCATGCCGATGGCCAGGATGAGGATGTAGCCGTTCTGCTGGATCAGGTTGGAGACGTTGTTCGGCAGGAGCAGTGTGCCGTCGGTCCAGATCTGGAACAGGATGACGATGAAGGCCAGGGCGACGAGCATGCCGTACTGGCGCATGTTGGAGCGCACGCTCCGCAGCAGCAGTGCCCCGGCCGATTCCTTGGCGGGCGGCGTGGACGAGGTGTCACGTGGC
Protein-coding sequences here:
- a CDS encoding carbohydrate ABC transporter permease codes for the protein MSQGLLNFGIKPGSRTGLRPVWEEPPTRAGLATKGVTLTLVCLAVLFPVWVVVVTSLSSVKTITETGGLVVIPRGVTFVHYQELLGGGQVARATLVSVGVTVVGTLFSMVVSVLCAYGLSRPGSVLHRPILLLIVATMFFGAGLIPTYLVVQGLGLTDTYLSLILPSALNVFNILVLRAFFMGTAQELIESARIDGAGDLLILWRIVMPLSRAVIAVITLFYAVGYWSAWFNASIYLSDPGMMPLQNVMQQLVIKQQKPTGLAQAINTGHLSPLAIQMAVMVLALLPVAVLSPFVQRHFKQGMLTGAVKG
- a CDS encoding extracellular solute-binding protein yields the protein MTPNSPSTSSRSGRPGSSRRTFLAHSGLAALVVAGGAPLLTACGGSGSKNEGTTTGKKLKGLLPTYAASSLASPDIPAKNGSAAGFTKALPAADLKVSVPQKLGRGGEFTVMAPIWGNVPKQGNPYWAAMDEAAGVRVKWQNQQGDTYGQKLGAVLASSGVPDAVVVPGWELTGKIPSAIANKFADLGPYLSGDKIKEYPNLAAIPTGAWQRSIFGGKLRGLPMPSATTPNIAPFYRTDLFEKEGLEAPTSAQEFYDLCKQLNAPKSKVWACGDMSWAAWNIFGVLPEKPYYWKLVDGKLVNRYETDEYLEALEWSRKLYSAGFVHPDAKAETGSIGDLCAAGKVWMYCQDLSDWYGKAAVQRVDNKKFRMEAFDYFSADGGAPTLYARPPADIWTFISEKADEKTVRDILALANYTAAPYGSKEQRLRMYGVEGVHHTFKDGVLTKNGKGNNEVFSTYEYLASPAPFVAYPDLPDVTEGMVGWQQRQGAHTKKPLFHGMMIIEPTRYTELNAEFEDLEKDVVRGRKKVSDMQQAASDWKSGGGDKLRGWYKKLLDQTGATGDSAS
- a CDS encoding ABC transporter permease; this encodes MAQSTTHARDTTERAPTGPVEAAPPAKKAPARVPLRHRLRRDRALLLMVLPALLLLLVFNYVPLIGNVVAFQDYDPYIADNAFQAMTQSPWIGIEHFRHMADDRLFWQAVRNTLAIFAIQLTLFFPLPIALALFINSFVRPRVRAVAQAILYLPHFFSWVLVITVFQQMFGGAGLVAQVLRDHGHEGFDLMTDPGLFKFLVTFEMVWKDAGWGVIVFLAALAAVSPDLYEASAMDGANRWRRMWHIQLPALRPVVALLLVLQVGNALTVGFEQILLQRTAVGPTASEVLDTYVWNTGLDNGNFGYGAAIGIVKGVFGLLMVLGANKAAHLMGEQGVYKR